The Methanoregula sp. UBA64 genome contains the following window.
CCACGCCGGGCTTCTTTTCGTTGCCTGCGCCTCGATGCTGTACGCGGTGTGGCTGATGTGGAAGAACCCCTGATCGAGATTTTCTCTTTTTTATCCTGAAGGAGAGGTTGTGCTATTATCTCCTGGAGCACACGCTGTCTCACGATAATCCGAATCTGAATACCATCGGGAATGGAACATATAATATAACGATTATTATAGTTTGTATTATGGCAAACTCCATGAGAAACAGCTTTCTGATAGTGCTCGTACTGCTCCTTTGCTCAGTATGCCTGAGTGCCGGATGCCTGTGTCCGGATCCCCCAATCTGTCCCCCACCGGTCGTGTGTCCCCCCACGACAACCTGCCCCCCGACCGTAAACACTACCCCGTCAGGGAGTGTCCCGGATTTTGGCAGGACAGTCTTTTTTGAGGTGAAAGCCCAGCCATACGAAGTCTCCGGGTATACGGATGTGATCAAATACCGTGCCATCATCAAACCGGATCATTCCATAACCCTGAGTGAACTGAGCGTTGGCGATTTCTTTGGCACATGGCAAACGGATACGACAAGTCCCGTTGTCAGGCTAAAGTTCAGTGTGGTGGCCAATTCCATCAGCCCACGCAGCAAGACCGGGACAATCGAGTTCTATGACCAGAACCGGGGATCCATCTTTACCCCGTATGACGGTTATTGGAACGGGTACCAGGCGATGGGAACCTGGCACTACTGATTTTTAATTCTTTCATAAACCCATGACAGTGCAGAACGATTCGAATCGTCTCAGGAGTGATAAAAAACAACAAAAGAAAGAAGATGGGCCCGCTGAGATTCGAACTCAGGACCTCCGCCATGTCAAGGCGACGTCATAGCCAACTAGACCACGAGCCCGCGTGCGTCTGATGCTCTATAGCATCTGTCATCCTATTATTAAAAAATAGTGGACCGATCCTGAAGATTCCCGGTGATAATCCAGGTACCGTCCCTGCATACGCACGAAAAAGACCCGTAAAGACCGGCAGGATTTAATAATCTCCTGCCGACATACGACCATGTACTGTCCGAACTGCGGCGCTGAACTCCAGTACGAAAATGCAGAAGTGTGCCCCAAGTGCGGTGTCAGAATCAAAAACCCACCGGCACAGGCAGATGAATTTAAAAGTACCGGGATAGCGGCAATCGCATCGTTTGTCATCCCGGGCCTTGGACAGATCTACTGTGGCGAGATCGGCAGAGGGATTTTGATCCTGATCGGGTTTATCATCGCCTGCCTCACGATCATTATCCTCATCGGGTTCATCCTCGCCCCCATTGTCTGGGTCTGGAACATCTACGATGCGTACACCCTTGCAAAATCGATCAATGAAAAACGGGCCGCGGCATAACGCGGGCCCCCGGGTAAACACCCGACCAGAATACCTTTTTTTGGATATATTTTCCTGGTGCCAGTAAATCCGTGTTCCAACCGGAAAAACGGGTAATGCCGGATAATTCCGCCAGTACCCCTCTGCAATGTACACATGCGATCTTCCGGCCGAAGGGTTCTGCCAGTCGCTCCTGCAAAATATCCGGCATTTTTTTTTTTCGCGGAAAACGTGGTGTAAGTTAACTAGCCGATTATCGGATAATTATCCGATAATCGGATGTACAACTTACTATCGTTTTTTATTTCCGACGTGGATTTTAAGGCAGTCCCGGGTTTTTTTATAAAAAATCCGGATCGCCCGGGCCGGTAATTTTTTTCCGGCCAAAAAAAGATCCTGATATTTCTTTT
Protein-coding sequences here:
- a CDS encoding zinc ribbon domain-containing protein encodes the protein MYCPNCGAELQYENAEVCPKCGVRIKNPPAQADEFKSTGIAAIASFVIPGLGQIYCGEIGRGILILIGFIIACLTIIILIGFILAPIVWVWNIYDAYTLAKSINEKRAAA